The Agromyces marinus genome window below encodes:
- a CDS encoding CaiB/BaiF CoA transferase family protein, producing MTGHDAGARGVLDGYRVLDCSIAMAGPFAAQRLGDLGADVIKVEPTTGEWQRHAAAGGAAGNEINVSFLSLNRNKRSVALDLKSDEGKAALRELVAGADVFLQNYRPGVAARLGVDYASLREINPSIVYVSISGYGEDGPYRDRPGQDLLLQAMSGAMYSAGRDGDEPSPAGQYLADAITASTAFEGVLAALLHRERTGEGQLVTVNMLDALTTLQMQELSVFTVGRKAQQRSAEPHAHVYIRAPYGVFETSDGYVALAFADLHELGRLIEEPAFEGWSSEVEGWTRRDEIHAKTAARLRGNTAAHWIEVLGGAGMWIGPVNDYAGLVDDPQVVHNGTFVEYEHPTEGLVKTPGFPYRFSATPPRIDRGAPRVGEHTREVLREAGFDEAAIDALLASGAARATEAAPAALEPAPVAASA from the coding sequence ATGACCGGGCACGATGCGGGCGCGCGGGGCGTGCTCGACGGCTACCGCGTGCTCGACTGCTCGATCGCCATGGCCGGGCCGTTCGCGGCGCAGCGCCTCGGCGACCTCGGCGCCGACGTCATCAAGGTCGAGCCGACCACGGGCGAGTGGCAGCGCCACGCGGCCGCGGGCGGCGCGGCGGGCAACGAGATCAACGTGTCCTTCCTCTCGCTCAACCGCAACAAGCGCTCGGTCGCGCTCGACCTCAAGTCCGACGAGGGCAAGGCGGCGCTCCGCGAGCTCGTCGCCGGGGCAGACGTGTTCCTGCAGAACTACCGCCCGGGCGTCGCCGCACGTCTCGGCGTCGACTACGCGTCGCTCCGCGAGATCAACCCGTCGATCGTCTACGTGTCGATCTCGGGCTACGGCGAGGACGGCCCCTACCGCGACCGTCCCGGGCAGGACCTGCTGCTGCAGGCCATGTCGGGCGCCATGTACTCGGCCGGGCGCGACGGCGACGAGCCCTCGCCCGCCGGCCAGTACCTCGCCGACGCGATCACCGCGTCGACCGCCTTCGAGGGCGTGCTCGCCGCGCTGCTGCACCGCGAGCGCACGGGCGAGGGCCAGCTCGTGACGGTCAACATGCTCGACGCGCTCACGACGCTCCAGATGCAGGAGCTCTCGGTGTTCACGGTCGGCCGCAAGGCCCAGCAGCGGTCGGCCGAGCCGCACGCGCACGTGTACATCCGCGCGCCGTACGGCGTGTTCGAGACGAGCGACGGCTACGTCGCCCTCGCGTTCGCCGACCTGCACGAGCTCGGCCGCCTCATCGAGGAGCCCGCGTTCGAGGGCTGGTCGAGCGAGGTCGAGGGATGGACCCGCCGCGACGAGATCCACGCGAAGACCGCCGCCAGGCTGCGCGGGAACACGGCCGCGCACTGGATCGAGGTGCTCGGCGGCGCCGGCATGTGGATCGGCCCCGTGAACGACTACGCCGGCCTCGTGGACGACCCGCAGGTCGTGCACAACGGCACGTTCGTCGAGTACGAGCATCCGACCGAGGGCCTCGTGAAGACCCCGGGCTTCCCGTACCGCTTCTCGGCGACCCCGCCGCGCATCGACCGAGGTGCGCCGCGCGTCGGCGAGCACACGCGCGAGGTGCTGCGCGAGGCCGGGTTCGACGAGGCTGCGATCGACGCGCTGCTCGCCTCGGGCGCGGCGCGGGCGACGGAGGCGGCGCCTGCCGCGCTCGAGCCCGCACCGGTCGCCGCGAGCGCCTGA
- a CDS encoding type 2 periplasmic-binding domain-containing protein has translation MARYVGLTWDHPRGRLALERAAEQATDAAGERLIEWHVHSLEGFESSPIEELAERYDVIVLDHPHLGDALAGDAIRPLDEVFEASFLDEVRAGAVGPSTASYTLDGRFWALPLDAATQVAVRVPELVPDAPTTWGEVRELAATAPVALSLAGPHAFLSFASTCVALGAEAGIVPATEPGAGLVDRAVGAEAFALMAELAARMPEGAADLNPIGLLERMRRDRDIAYIPLVYGYVNYASGPGALRFDDAPAATAGGRRGSTIGGTGIAITTRCRPDADLVAHLAGLLDPEVQRTFIPGHAGQPGLRSAWIDDAVNAASGAFYRATLETIDDAWVRPRVPRYIRFQSEASAILRDALLAPGAARADAALDDLDRAFDALARERSVL, from the coding sequence ATGGCCCGGTACGTCGGCCTCACGTGGGATCACCCGCGTGGGCGGCTCGCGCTCGAGCGCGCGGCCGAGCAGGCGACGGATGCCGCGGGCGAACGCCTCATCGAGTGGCACGTGCACTCGCTCGAGGGCTTCGAGTCGAGCCCGATCGAGGAGCTCGCCGAGCGCTACGACGTGATCGTGCTCGACCATCCGCACCTCGGCGACGCCCTCGCGGGCGACGCGATCCGGCCGCTCGACGAGGTGTTCGAGGCATCCTTCCTCGACGAGGTGCGCGCCGGCGCGGTCGGCCCGAGCACGGCGTCGTACACGCTCGACGGCCGCTTCTGGGCGCTCCCGCTCGACGCGGCGACGCAGGTCGCCGTGCGCGTGCCCGAGCTCGTGCCCGACGCGCCGACCACGTGGGGCGAGGTCCGCGAGCTCGCCGCGACCGCGCCCGTCGCGCTGAGCCTCGCCGGGCCGCACGCGTTCCTCTCGTTCGCGTCGACCTGCGTCGCGCTCGGCGCGGAGGCCGGCATCGTCCCCGCGACCGAGCCCGGCGCCGGGCTCGTCGACCGCGCCGTCGGCGCCGAGGCGTTCGCGCTCATGGCCGAGCTCGCGGCCCGCATGCCCGAGGGCGCCGCCGACCTCAACCCGATCGGCCTGCTCGAGCGCATGCGTCGCGACCGCGACATCGCGTACATCCCGCTCGTCTACGGGTACGTGAACTACGCCTCCGGCCCGGGTGCGCTGCGCTTCGACGATGCGCCCGCGGCGACAGCGGGCGGCCGCCGCGGCTCGACCATCGGCGGCACGGGCATCGCGATCACCACACGCTGCCGCCCCGATGCCGACCTCGTCGCCCACCTCGCGGGCCTGCTCGACCCCGAGGTGCAGCGCACGTTCATCCCCGGGCACGCCGGCCAGCCCGGCCTGCGCAGCGCCTGGATCGACGACGCGGTCAACGCGGCATCCGGCGCCTTCTACCGCGCCACGCTCGAGACGATCGACGACGCCTGGGTGCGTCCGCGCGTGCCGCGATACATCCGCTTCCAGTCCGAGGCATCCGCGATCCTCCGTGACGCGCTGCTCGCGCCGGGCGCCGCGCGCGCCGACGCGGCGCTCGACGACCTCGACCGGGCGTTCGACGCCCTCGCCCGCGAAAGGAGCGTGCTCTGA
- a CDS encoding enoyl-CoA hydratase/isomerase family protein, whose amino-acid sequence MQPASPNIRLEVDGHVAIITIDRPEKLNSVTPEMSYALVDAIEWADAAAEVRAIVLTGAGERAFCAGSDIRTLDTYETPWEFRNRTDYCDAIRAARKPVIAAINGYAFGGGLETSLICDIRLASTTASFAAPEIKLGWIGGGGMSTFLAHSIGPSNAAVMLMTGDPIDAETALRWGLVSELVEPGRLLERAVELARVIASRPPIAAETAKANLRAAFNMTQDEAMRYERDLQTVTFATEDAHEGRAAFAEKRAGVFHRR is encoded by the coding sequence ATGCAGCCCGCCAGCCCGAACATCCGCCTCGAGGTCGACGGCCACGTCGCGATCATCACGATCGACCGGCCCGAGAAGCTCAACTCGGTCACGCCCGAGATGTCGTACGCGCTCGTCGACGCGATCGAGTGGGCGGATGCCGCAGCCGAGGTCCGCGCGATCGTGCTCACGGGCGCGGGGGAGCGCGCGTTCTGCGCGGGCTCCGACATCCGCACGCTCGACACGTACGAGACGCCGTGGGAGTTCCGCAACCGCACCGACTACTGCGACGCGATCCGCGCCGCCCGCAAACCCGTGATCGCCGCGATCAACGGGTACGCGTTCGGCGGCGGCCTCGAGACCTCGCTCATCTGCGACATCCGCCTCGCCTCGACGACCGCGAGCTTCGCGGCGCCCGAGATCAAGCTCGGCTGGATCGGCGGCGGCGGCATGTCGACGTTCCTCGCGCACTCGATCGGCCCGTCGAACGCGGCCGTCATGCTCATGACGGGCGACCCGATCGACGCCGAGACGGCCCTGCGCTGGGGCCTCGTGAGCGAGCTCGTCGAGCCCGGGCGCCTGCTCGAGCGCGCGGTCGAGCTCGCCCGCGTCATCGCCTCGCGCCCGCCCATCGCGGCCGAGACGGCCAAGGCGAACCTGCGCGCCGCGTTCAACATGACGCAGGACGAGGCCATGCGCTACGAGCGCGACCTGCAGACCGTGACCTTCGCCACCGAGGACGCGCACGAGGGCCGGGCGGCCTTCGCCGAGAAGCGCGCGGGCGTCTTCCACCGGCGCTGA
- a CDS encoding fumarylacetoacetate hydrolase family protein yields MTSTTTTWPDARGILPDDAGRATLVGRAWTPAGPSVVVLRPEGVVDVSRAFPTMRALTEHADPIAALAAADGPVLGSLDDLVANTPPETRDPARPWLLSPIDLHVVKAAGVTFPVSMLERVIEERARGDQDAAASIRAEILATIGGSLDALKPGSDEAAALKALLIERGWWSQYLEVGIGPDAEVFTKAPVLATVGALVDVGVHPASQWNNPEPEVVLVVSSAGRIVGASLGNDVNLRDVEGRSALLLGKAKDNNASASLGPFIRLFDDGYGIADLRASVVRLSIDGEEGYRLDGTSELARISRDPVDLVGQVVGAHHQYPDGFVLYLGTMFAPVEDRDVPGRGFTHRDGDLVRIAEPRLGTLVNRVRSTSDAEPWTFGIDALCRSLSARGLL; encoded by the coding sequence ATGACGAGCACCACCACGACCTGGCCCGACGCCCGCGGCATCCTGCCCGACGACGCCGGCCGCGCGACCCTCGTCGGCCGCGCCTGGACGCCGGCCGGCCCGAGCGTGGTCGTACTGCGGCCCGAGGGCGTCGTCGACGTCTCGCGGGCGTTCCCCACGATGCGCGCGCTCACCGAGCACGCCGACCCGATCGCGGCCCTCGCCGCCGCCGACGGTCCCGTGCTCGGCTCGCTCGACGACCTCGTCGCCAACACCCCGCCCGAGACGCGCGACCCGGCGCGCCCGTGGCTGCTCTCGCCGATCGACCTCCACGTCGTGAAGGCGGCCGGAGTGACGTTCCCGGTGTCGATGCTGGAGCGCGTCATCGAGGAGCGCGCGCGCGGCGACCAGGACGCGGCCGCTTCGATCCGCGCCGAGATCCTCGCCACCATCGGCGGATCGCTCGACGCGCTGAAGCCCGGCTCCGACGAGGCCGCCGCGCTCAAGGCACTGCTCATCGAACGCGGCTGGTGGAGCCAGTACCTCGAGGTCGGCATCGGCCCCGACGCCGAGGTCTTCACCAAGGCGCCCGTGCTCGCGACCGTCGGCGCGCTCGTCGACGTCGGAGTGCACCCCGCTTCGCAGTGGAACAACCCCGAGCCCGAGGTCGTGCTCGTCGTGAGCTCGGCCGGTCGCATCGTGGGCGCGAGCCTCGGCAACGACGTGAACCTGCGCGACGTCGAGGGCCGGAGCGCCCTGCTGCTCGGCAAGGCGAAGGACAACAACGCATCGGCCTCGCTCGGCCCGTTCATCCGCCTGTTCGACGACGGCTACGGCATCGCCGACCTGCGCGCATCGGTCGTGCGCCTCTCGATCGACGGCGAGGAGGGCTACCGCCTCGACGGCACGAGCGAGCTCGCGCGCATCAGCCGCGACCCGGTCGACCTCGTCGGCCAGGTCGTCGGTGCGCACCACCAGTACCCCGATGGCTTCGTGCTCTACCTCGGCACGATGTTCGCCCCGGTCGAGGACCGCGACGTGCCCGGCCGCGGGTTCACGCACCGCGACGGCGACCTCGTCCGAATCGCCGAACCGCGCCTCGGTACGCTCGTGAACCGGGTGCGCTCGACCTCCGACGCCGAACCGTGGACCTTCGGCATCGACGCCCTCTGCCGATCCCTGTCCGCGCGCGGCCTGCTCTGA
- a CDS encoding aldehyde dehydrogenase (NADP(+)) — protein MLSSTNPRTGESRPTGIAACTPDEADRVIRAADAAFEDASAEDRLWRAGLLDALADALDANRDELAAIADRETGLGLPRLTGEVGRSSFQFRLFADAVREGSHLEATIDRAATTPLGPQPEIRRMLVPIGTVAVFGSSNFPFAFSVAGGDTASALAAGNAVVLKAHSSHLETSRASHAVLRDAAAAYGAPDGLIGIVYGTEAGRVLVSHPLVQAVGFTGSLGGGRALMDLIDERPRPIPFYGELSSLNPLIITPAAAVARGEAIADGLYGSFTLGSGQFCTKPGVAFVPVGEAGDALVARIAAKAADAASAVLLNERIAASFDEIRDRVTAGGTVDVLAQGVVEPGAGFTAAPTVLATTAAELTAEATEEVFGPLIVIVRYREDAEIVRALDAVPDSLTATVHSEASDAGAVAALVRELAPRVGRLVFDGYPTGVRVSWGQHHGGPWPSTNSQHTSVGVSAIRRFLRPLAWQDAPEALLPAELRDGYEGIPRRVDGVLQLG, from the coding sequence ATGCTCAGCAGCACGAACCCCCGCACCGGCGAGAGCCGCCCGACCGGCATCGCCGCCTGCACGCCCGATGAGGCCGATCGCGTGATCCGGGCGGCGGATGCGGCGTTCGAGGACGCCTCAGCCGAGGACCGGCTCTGGCGTGCCGGCCTGCTCGACGCGCTCGCCGACGCGCTCGACGCGAACCGCGACGAACTCGCCGCGATCGCCGACCGCGAGACCGGGCTCGGCCTGCCGCGGCTCACGGGCGAGGTGGGCCGCTCGAGCTTCCAGTTCCGGCTGTTCGCGGACGCCGTCCGCGAAGGCTCCCACCTCGAGGCGACCATCGACCGGGCCGCGACGACGCCGCTCGGCCCGCAGCCCGAGATCCGACGGATGCTCGTGCCCATCGGCACCGTCGCGGTGTTCGGTTCGAGCAACTTCCCGTTCGCGTTCTCGGTCGCCGGCGGCGACACCGCGTCGGCGCTCGCCGCGGGCAACGCGGTCGTGCTGAAGGCGCACTCATCGCACCTCGAGACCTCGCGCGCGTCGCACGCGGTGCTGCGCGACGCGGCCGCCGCGTACGGCGCCCCCGACGGGCTCATCGGCATCGTGTACGGCACCGAGGCCGGACGGGTGCTCGTGTCGCACCCGCTCGTGCAGGCGGTCGGGTTCACGGGATCGCTCGGTGGCGGCCGTGCGCTCATGGACCTCATCGACGAGCGCCCCCGGCCGATCCCCTTCTACGGCGAGCTGTCGAGCCTGAACCCGCTGATCATCACGCCGGCTGCGGCCGTGGCCAGGGGCGAGGCGATCGCCGACGGGCTGTACGGCTCGTTCACGCTCGGCAGCGGCCAGTTCTGCACGAAGCCGGGCGTGGCGTTCGTGCCCGTCGGCGAGGCGGGCGACGCGCTCGTCGCGCGGATCGCGGCGAAGGCGGCGGATGCCGCGTCGGCCGTGCTCCTCAACGAACGCATCGCCGCCTCGTTCGACGAGATCCGCGACCGGGTGACCGCCGGCGGCACGGTCGACGTGCTCGCGCAGGGCGTCGTCGAGCCGGGTGCGGGCTTCACCGCAGCGCCGACGGTGCTCGCCACGACCGCGGCGGAGCTGACCGCCGAGGCGACCGAGGAGGTCTTCGGGCCGCTCATCGTCATCGTGCGCTACCGCGAGGACGCCGAGATCGTGCGCGCGCTCGACGCCGTGCCCGACTCGTTGACGGCGACCGTGCACAGCGAGGCATCCGACGCGGGCGCGGTCGCAGCGCTCGTGCGCGAGCTCGCTCCGCGCGTCGGGCGGCTCGTCTTCGACGGGTACCCGACGGGCGTTCGCGTCTCGTGGGGCCAGCACCACGGCGGTCCGTGGCCGTCGACGAACTCGCAGCACACGTCGGTCGGCGTGAGCGCCATCCGACGGTTCCTCCGGCCGCTCGCCTGGCAGGATGCGCCGGAGGCGCTGCTGCCCGCGGAACTGCGCGACGGGTACGAGGGGATCCCGCGACGGGTCGACGGGGTGCTCCAGCTGGGCTGA
- a CDS encoding sugar kinase, whose protein sequence is MTGAEARPAGVLTLGEGLGVLRTRGIGSLAHEPDLAVGTGGAEGNVAVGLARLGTPVTWLGRVGDDGLGTRVVRELLAEGVRVLAPVDTAATGLLIKESPAQGRTVVTYHRSGSAGSRLSPDDLRLVDVAAHDLVHVTGITPALSDSAHRAIDAVVDLARVAGVPVSFDVNHRSSLWPDAAAASACYRSIAARADLVFAGVDEAALVTGLPESDPEALARALADLGPAEVVVKLGADGALAVLEGRLERRPAVPVDVVDTVGAGDAFVAGYLAARLAGEPVGARLDLAVRTGAAACAHPGDWEGFPTRRDLEREHDGQDPVRR, encoded by the coding sequence ATGACGGGGGCCGAGGCGCGGCCCGCGGGCGTGCTCACGCTCGGCGAGGGGCTCGGCGTGCTGCGCACGCGCGGCATCGGTTCGCTCGCCCACGAACCCGACCTCGCGGTCGGCACGGGCGGCGCCGAGGGCAACGTCGCGGTCGGCCTCGCGAGGCTCGGAACCCCCGTGACCTGGCTCGGCCGGGTCGGCGACGACGGCCTGGGCACCCGCGTCGTGCGCGAACTCCTCGCCGAGGGCGTGCGCGTCCTGGCTCCGGTCGACACCGCCGCGACGGGACTGCTCATCAAGGAGTCCCCCGCGCAGGGGCGCACGGTCGTCACCTACCACCGCTCCGGGAGCGCCGGGAGCCGGCTCTCGCCCGACGACCTCCGCCTCGTCGACGTCGCCGCGCACGACCTCGTGCACGTGACCGGCATCACCCCCGCGCTCTCCGACTCGGCGCACCGGGCGATCGACGCCGTCGTGGACCTCGCGCGCGTCGCGGGGGTTCCGGTCTCCTTCGACGTGAACCACCGGAGCTCCCTGTGGCCGGACGCCGCGGCGGCATCCGCCTGCTACCGCTCGATCGCGGCCCGGGCCGACCTCGTCTTCGCCGGCGTCGACGAGGCCGCACTCGTCACGGGCCTGCCCGAGTCCGACCCCGAAGCCCTCGCTCGCGCGCTCGCGGACCTCGGCCCGGCCGAGGTCGTCGTCAAGCTCGGCGCCGACGGCGCACTCGCCGTCCTCGAAGGACGCCTCGAGCGTCGACCGGCGGTCCCGGTCGACGTGGTCGACACCGTGGGCGCCGGCGACGCGTTCGTCGCCGGCTACCTCGCGGCCAGGCTCGCGGGCGAGCCGGTCGGGGCGCGACTCGACCTCGCCGTCCGCACGGGCGCTGCCGCGTGCGCGCACCCGGGCGACTGGGAGGGCTTCCCCACCCGGCGCGACCTCGAGCGCGAGCACGACGGCCAGGACCCGGTCCGGCGCTGA
- a CDS encoding bifunctional 4-hydroxy-2-oxoglutarate aldolase/2-dehydro-3-deoxy-phosphogluconate aldolase — MSLDGRRFVPVVVIDDAGLAEPVAEALLAGGIGCAEITLRTPAGIDAIAALRDLDGFAVGAGTVLTPDDVDRVVDAGARFVVSPGLAEDVVDRARTHGVDVVPGVATATEVQRAVRLGLDRLKLFPAGQLGGLGMITALAGPFPGVRFLPSGGVTETNAADYLASKHVFAVSGSWMVTRELIAARDFAAIARLSRAAVDAVGPSGANAVTP; from the coding sequence ATGAGCCTCGACGGTCGGCGATTCGTGCCCGTGGTCGTGATCGACGACGCGGGACTGGCCGAGCCGGTCGCGGAGGCGCTCCTCGCCGGAGGCATCGGCTGCGCCGAGATCACGCTGCGCACGCCCGCGGGCATCGACGCGATCGCGGCGCTGCGCGACCTCGACGGGTTCGCGGTCGGCGCGGGCACCGTCCTCACCCCGGACGACGTCGACCGCGTCGTCGACGCCGGCGCCCGGTTCGTCGTGAGCCCGGGCCTCGCCGAGGACGTGGTCGATCGGGCCCGCACCCACGGCGTCGACGTGGTCCCCGGGGTCGCGACCGCGACCGAGGTGCAGCGCGCCGTCCGGCTCGGCCTCGACCGCCTGAAGCTGTTCCCCGCGGGGCAGCTCGGCGGCCTGGGCATGATCACGGCCCTCGCCGGCCCGTTCCCCGGGGTGCGGTTCCTGCCGAGCGGCGGCGTCACCGAGACCAACGCGGCCGACTACCTCGCCTCGAAGCACGTGTTCGCGGTGAGCGGCAGCTGGATGGTCACGCGCGAGCTCATCGCGGCCCGCGACTTCGCCGCGATCGCGAGGCTGAGCCGCGCCGCGGTCGATGCGGTCGGTCCCTCCGGTGCGAACGCGGTGACGCCATGA
- a CDS encoding SDR family oxidoreductase: MTTSFDLTGTTALVTGAKRGIGFAMAEALAAAGADIIGVSSSLEPTGSRIARAVEAHGRSFEAHAVDFADRDAVLALGGALRERRIDILVNNAGTIERSPAAEHPLELWDRVIAVNLSSQFVLTQEIARGMLERGDGRVIFTASLLSFQGGINVPGYAAAKSGVAGLVKALANEWTEKGVTVNAIAPGYIATDNTRALREDADRSRSILERIPAGRWGRAEDLAGATVFLASPAAAYVSGVVLPVDGGWLGR; this comes from the coding sequence ATGACCACGAGCTTCGACCTCACGGGGACCACGGCCCTCGTCACGGGAGCCAAGCGGGGCATCGGCTTCGCCATGGCCGAGGCGCTCGCCGCCGCAGGCGCCGACATCATCGGCGTGAGTTCGAGCCTCGAACCGACCGGGAGCCGGATCGCCCGCGCCGTCGAGGCGCACGGCCGCAGCTTCGAGGCGCACGCCGTCGACTTCGCCGACCGCGACGCCGTGCTCGCGCTCGGCGGAGCGCTGCGCGAGCGGCGCATCGACATCCTCGTGAACAACGCCGGCACGATCGAGCGCTCGCCCGCGGCCGAGCATCCGCTCGAGCTCTGGGACCGCGTGATCGCGGTCAACCTCTCGAGCCAGTTCGTGCTCACGCAGGAGATCGCCCGCGGCATGCTCGAACGCGGCGACGGCCGCGTCATCTTCACCGCGAGCCTGCTCAGCTTCCAGGGCGGGATCAACGTGCCCGGCTACGCCGCCGCCAAGTCGGGGGTCGCGGGCCTGGTCAAGGCGCTCGCGAACGAGTGGACCGAGAAGGGCGTGACCGTCAACGCGATCGCGCCGGGCTACATCGCGACCGACAACACGCGGGCGCTCCGCGAGGACGCCGACCGCTCGCGGTCGATCCTCGAGCGCATCCCCGCAGGGCGGTGGGGACGGGCCGAAGACCTCGCGGGTGCCACGGTGTTCCTCGCCTCGCCCGCCGCCGCGTACGTCTCGGGCGTCGTGCTTCCGGTCGACGGCGGATGGCTCGGCCGATGA
- a CDS encoding zinc-dependent alcohol dehydrogenase produces the protein MLTAAYTGESTITLIEAHPTPPAPGQVQIRVAYVGLCGTDLHILHGSMDARVETPLVFGHEMSGTIAAVGDGVDAWSAGDAVTVMPLAWDGTCPACRAGNEHICQNLDFIGIDSPGALQAYWNVPADVLVALPDGIALDAAALVEPVAVAVHDVRRAELAPGERAVVIGGGPIGVLIATVARSFGAEVAVIELDANRRGLIAGLGFTTIDPRETDQVAWVEAWTGGAGADAVFEVSGAAAAVLGATSLAKVRGTVVVVAIHPKPREIDLQRVFWRELRILGARVYQRADFETAVELIADGTIPSASLISKIVPLAETRAAFDDLEGGRAMKVLVDVRAGQETDA, from the coding sequence ATGCTGACCGCCGCCTACACGGGTGAATCGACCATCACCCTCATCGAGGCCCATCCGACACCGCCCGCACCCGGGCAGGTGCAGATCCGCGTCGCCTACGTCGGCCTCTGCGGAACCGACCTGCACATCCTCCACGGCAGCATGGACGCGCGCGTCGAGACCCCCCTCGTCTTCGGCCACGAGATGAGCGGCACGATCGCCGCCGTCGGCGACGGCGTCGACGCGTGGTCCGCCGGCGACGCGGTGACCGTCATGCCGCTCGCCTGGGACGGCACCTGCCCGGCGTGCAGGGCCGGCAACGAGCACATCTGCCAGAACCTCGACTTCATCGGCATCGACTCCCCCGGCGCGCTCCAGGCGTACTGGAACGTCCCCGCTGACGTCCTCGTCGCGCTCCCGGACGGCATCGCGCTCGACGCGGCCGCACTCGTCGAGCCCGTCGCCGTGGCCGTGCACGACGTGCGACGCGCAGAGCTCGCGCCCGGCGAGCGCGCCGTGGTCATCGGCGGCGGACCCATCGGCGTGCTCATCGCGACCGTCGCCCGGTCCTTCGGCGCCGAGGTCGCCGTCATCGAGCTCGACGCGAACCGCCGGGGGCTCATCGCAGGGCTCGGCTTCACGACGATCGACCCGCGCGAGACCGACCAGGTCGCATGGGTCGAGGCGTGGACCGGCGGTGCGGGCGCCGACGCCGTCTTCGAGGTCTCGGGCGCCGCTGCGGCGGTGCTCGGCGCGACCTCGCTGGCCAAGGTGCGCGGCACGGTCGTGGTCGTCGCCATCCACCCGAAGCCGCGCGAGATCGACCTGCAGCGCGTGTTCTGGCGCGAACTTCGGATCCTCGGCGCACGCGTCTACCAGCGCGCCGACTTCGAGACGGCGGTCGAGCTCATCGCCGACGGCACGATCCCGAGCGCTAGCCTGATCTCGAAGATCGTGCCGCTCGCCGAGACGCGCGCGGCCTTCGACGATCTCGAGGGCGGACGGGCCATGAAGGTGCTCGTCGACGTCCGGGCCGGACAGGAGACCGACGCATGA
- a CDS encoding aldo/keto reductase: protein MKRHPLRPGVDPTELGFGAAQLGNLARETTDAEARAAVDAAWDAGIRYFDTAPHYGLGLSERRLGEALRERPRDEYVLSTKVGRLLVPSGYPEGAMDDQGFAVPATLRREWDLSRDGIRRSIDASLERLGLDRIDIAYLHDPDDHGEQAHAEAVPALIELREEGVVGAVGAGMNQSAMPAEFVRRHDVDVIMLAGRYTLLEQGALDDLLPAALERGVGIVAAAVYNSGLLSRPRPAADATYDYAPAPAAILERVDALADVCDEFGIALPEAALAHPLRHPAVVSVVVGMRTPEQVHGTAARFEAQIPDAFWEALTRRGLLRDA from the coding sequence ATGAAGCGTCACCCCCTGCGACCCGGGGTCGACCCGACCGAACTCGGCTTCGGTGCCGCCCAGCTCGGCAACCTCGCCCGCGAGACGACCGACGCCGAGGCTCGCGCGGCCGTCGACGCGGCATGGGACGCCGGCATCCGCTACTTCGACACGGCCCCCCACTACGGGCTCGGGCTCAGCGAACGCCGCCTCGGCGAGGCGCTGCGCGAGCGTCCCCGCGACGAGTACGTGCTCTCGACGAAGGTCGGGCGACTCCTCGTGCCCAGCGGATACCCCGAGGGCGCCATGGACGACCAGGGCTTCGCGGTGCCGGCGACGCTGCGTCGCGAGTGGGACCTCAGCCGCGACGGCATCCGCCGCTCGATCGACGCGAGCCTCGAGCGCCTCGGGCTCGACCGGATCGACATCGCCTACCTGCACGACCCCGACGACCACGGCGAGCAGGCGCACGCCGAGGCCGTCCCGGCGCTCATCGAACTGCGCGAGGAGGGCGTCGTCGGTGCGGTCGGGGCCGGGATGAACCAGTCCGCGATGCCCGCCGAGTTCGTCCGCCGCCACGACGTCGACGTCATCATGCTCGCCGGCCGGTACACGCTCCTCGAACAGGGCGCGCTCGACGACCTGCTCCCCGCCGCGCTCGAGCGCGGCGTCGGCATCGTCGCGGCCGCGGTCTACAACTCCGGCCTGCTCTCCAGGCCGCGGCCGGCAGCGGATGCCACCTACGACTACGCACCCGCGCCTGCGGCGATCCTCGAGCGCGTCGACGCGCTCGCCGATGTGTGCGACGAGTTCGGCATCGCCCTGCCCGAGGCCGCGCTCGCCCACCCCCTGCGGCACCCCGCCGTCGTGTCGGTCGTCGTCGGGATGCGAACGCCCGAGCAGGTGCACGGAACCGCCGCGCGGTTCGAGGCGCAGATCCCCGACGCCTTCTGGGAGGCGCTCACGCGACGGGGGCTCCTGCGCGATGCGTGA